One stretch of Priestia megaterium DNA includes these proteins:
- a CDS encoding heavy metal translocating P-type ATPase: MSDKQKEATLQITGMTCAACSNRIEKGLKKIEGVKEANVNLALERSTIIFDPDKTNPQAFEEKIEKLGYGVVSEKAEFAITGMTCAACSTRIEKGLNKLEGVTKASVNLALETASVEYSPSQIAPQDIMQRVEKLGYGAKLKSEEKEEEQSYREKELSKQKGKFWFSFILSVPLLWAMVSHFTFTSFIPLPHMLMNPWVQLALATPVQFVVGKQFYVGAFKALRNKSANMDVLVALGTSAAYFYSLYSSLKSLGSSAHTDQLYYETSAILITLILLGKLFEVNAKGRSSEAIKKMMGLQAKTAVVIRDGAEVEIPVEEVQKGEVIFIKPGEKVPVDGEIIEGQSALDESMLTGESVPVDKNIGDKVIGATLNKNGFLKIKATNVGRETALAQIIKVVEEAQGSKAPIQRLADYISGIFVPIVVGIALLTFFVWYIWIAPGEFAPALEKLIAVLVIACPCALGLATPTSIMAGSGRAAEFGILFKGGEHLEATHKIDTILLDKTGTVTNGTPELTDVRIAQGYEENELLQLVASAERLSEHPLAQALVAGIKNKGIEIQDPLSFEAIPGYGVKATVQERELLVGTRKLMNQYKVNIDTALEEMTNLEREGKTAMLVALDGKYAGMLAVADTIKATSKEAVSTLKEMGLEVMMITGDNRQTAQAIAMQAGIEHVIAEVLPEGKAEEVKKLQQQGKKVAMVGDGINDAPALALADIGMAIGTGTDVAMEAADITLMRGDLMSIADAIEMSRKTISNIKQNLFWAMGYNTLGIPIAAVGLLAPWVAGAAMAFSSVSVVLNALRLQRVRL; encoded by the coding sequence ATGAGTGACAAACAAAAAGAAGCCACCTTGCAAATTACGGGTATGACATGTGCAGCGTGTTCTAACCGAATTGAAAAAGGATTAAAAAAAATAGAAGGTGTAAAAGAAGCAAACGTGAATTTGGCTTTGGAAAGATCTACTATCATATTTGATCCGGATAAAACAAATCCACAGGCATTTGAAGAAAAAATCGAAAAGCTTGGGTACGGAGTTGTAAGTGAAAAAGCCGAATTTGCTATTACGGGCATGACGTGCGCCGCTTGTTCGACTCGTATTGAAAAAGGATTAAACAAATTAGAAGGCGTGACAAAGGCAAGCGTTAACCTTGCTTTAGAAACGGCTTCTGTTGAATACAGCCCTTCTCAAATAGCTCCGCAAGATATAATGCAGCGAGTTGAAAAGCTTGGATACGGAGCAAAGCTAAAGTCGGAAGAAAAAGAAGAAGAGCAAAGCTACAGAGAAAAAGAACTGAGTAAACAAAAAGGAAAATTTTGGTTTTCGTTTATTTTAAGCGTACCGTTATTATGGGCAATGGTTAGCCATTTTACGTTTACGTCGTTTATTCCTTTACCTCATATGCTGATGAATCCATGGGTTCAGCTCGCTTTAGCTACGCCTGTTCAATTCGTGGTAGGGAAGCAATTTTATGTAGGCGCATTTAAAGCTCTGCGTAACAAAAGCGCCAACATGGATGTTTTAGTAGCACTAGGCACAAGCGCAGCTTATTTCTACAGTCTATACTCTTCTCTTAAATCGCTTGGGTCATCTGCTCATACGGATCAGCTTTACTATGAAACGAGCGCTATATTGATTACGCTTATTCTTTTAGGAAAATTATTTGAAGTAAACGCCAAAGGCCGTTCTTCAGAAGCAATTAAAAAGATGATGGGCTTACAGGCTAAAACGGCCGTTGTAATAAGAGACGGAGCGGAAGTTGAAATTCCAGTGGAAGAAGTGCAAAAAGGCGAAGTTATTTTTATTAAACCTGGTGAAAAAGTACCTGTAGACGGAGAGATTATTGAAGGGCAATCAGCTTTAGATGAGTCTATGCTGACAGGTGAAAGCGTACCGGTAGATAAAAACATTGGAGATAAAGTAATCGGAGCCACACTCAATAAAAATGGTTTTCTAAAAATAAAAGCTACAAACGTTGGCAGAGAGACGGCGCTTGCGCAAATTATTAAAGTAGTAGAAGAAGCGCAGGGGTCTAAAGCGCCTATTCAGCGATTAGCTGACTATATTTCAGGTATATTCGTGCCAATTGTAGTTGGAATTGCTCTTCTTACTTTCTTTGTTTGGTATATTTGGATTGCGCCTGGCGAATTTGCACCGGCTTTAGAAAAGCTTATTGCCGTACTAGTGATCGCATGTCCATGCGCTTTAGGCTTAGCTACTCCAACTTCCATTATGGCGGGGTCGGGCCGCGCAGCAGAATTTGGTATTTTATTCAAAGGCGGCGAGCATTTAGAAGCAACGCATAAAATCGATACGATTCTTTTAGATAAAACGGGAACTGTTACAAATGGAACCCCTGAGTTAACCGATGTACGTATTGCACAAGGCTACGAAGAAAATGAGCTATTACAGTTAGTTGCATCGGCTGAGCGTTTATCGGAGCATCCTCTAGCTCAAGCACTCGTAGCAGGTATAAAAAATAAAGGTATAGAGATTCAAGATCCGTTATCTTTTGAAGCTATTCCAGGGTATGGAGTAAAAGCAACTGTACAAGAGCGAGAGCTGTTAGTGGGAACAAGAAAGCTTATGAACCAGTATAAAGTGAATATTGATACAGCCTTAGAAGAAATGACAAATTTAGAACGAGAAGGAAAAACAGCTATGCTCGTTGCTCTTGACGGAAAATATGCCGGCATGCTTGCTGTTGCAGATACCATTAAAGCGACTTCTAAAGAAGCAGTTTCCACGTTAAAAGAAATGGGCTTAGAAGTGATGATGATTACAGGTGATAATCGTCAAACAGCTCAGGCTATTGCGATGCAAGCGGGTATTGAGCACGTTATAGCAGAAGTGTTGCCAGAAGGCAAAGCAGAAGAAGTGAAAAAGCTTCAGCAGCAAGGTAAAAAAGTCGCAATGGTAGGAGACGGTATTAATGATGCTCCTGCACTTGCGTTAGCTGATATTGGAATGGCCATCGGAACAGGAACGGATGTAGCGATGGAAGCCGCTGATATTACCCTGATGCGAGGAGACTTGATGAGCATTGCAGATGCGATTGAAATGAGTAGAAAAACGATTTCTAATATTAAGCAAAACTTATTCTGGGCAATGGGCTACAACACGCTTGGTATTCCAATTGCAGCAGTTGGGCTGTTAGCCCCTTGGGTCGCTGGAGCTGCGATGGCCTTTAGTTCTGTATCGGTTGTATTAAATGCACTGCGATTGCAGAGAGTGAGGCTATAA
- a CDS encoding YdhK family protein, with protein MKKQLFILGASVIIGLSGCGNDSSHEKPSADKNESMHDHSEMNHSSSGEVPKGLKQAENPTYKVGDKAVIKADHMKGMNGAEATIVGAYDTTAYTVSYTPKTGGKKVKNHKWVIQEEIKDAGNEQLKPGSEVTLEADHMKGMKGAKATIDSAEKTTVYMVDYTPSNGGEKVKNHKWVTESELSTK; from the coding sequence ATGAAAAAACAGCTATTTATTCTTGGTGCATCTGTCATTATTGGACTAAGCGGATGCGGAAACGATTCTAGTCATGAAAAGCCTTCAGCTGACAAAAACGAATCCATGCACGATCACTCAGAAATGAATCACTCTAGTTCAGGAGAGGTTCCAAAAGGATTAAAGCAAGCTGAGAATCCAACATATAAAGTTGGAGATAAAGCCGTTATAAAAGCAGATCATATGAAAGGCATGAACGGGGCTGAAGCAACGATTGTTGGTGCTTACGACACTACGGCCTATACCGTTTCGTATACGCCAAAGACTGGCGGAAAAAAAGTAAAAAATCATAAGTGGGTTATTCAAGAAGAAATAAAAGATGCGGGTAACGAGCAGTTAAAGCCAGGTAGCGAAGTAACGCTTGAAGCAGATCATATGAAAGGTATGAAAGGGGCAAAAGCAACGATTGATTCAGCCGAAAAAACAACGGTGTACATGGTAGACTACACGCCGAGTAACGGCGGAGAGAAAGTGAAAAATCACAAGTGGGTAACCGAAAGTGAACTTTCAACCAAATAG
- a CDS encoding MFS transporter, whose protein sequence is MSEHTVKRTGRTRWFISSLLSSMIILNYFDRVAVSVAAPAIQDAFHLTGTELGIVFSIYTYSYTIMQIPAGSLLDRFGVAWVTRVGMVIWSLLTMSMAFLQGKLLLYIVRFLIGIMSASAFPAASKATSLWFPPNERSLPNSLFDSAAKFSNVLGAPLVAFLITKFDWRTAFLSIGIINVLFTLLFWFYYEKPEKHRRISDDELKYIQENNLNANDEQTSKFLHTLKVLFTNRKVWGLMIGFTGYGYTFNLLLTWLPTFLKEKYGMDIMSSGLLTAVPWLIATFAGILVGGWLVDYLIKKGYNSQKVYRTIIVVGLCLGFVFLGSIFTNSVVVAMICISIGLAGISATAPIGWSISAEIAPAGSISLLSSIVNLANNLFGGIIATALTGYLLDKTGSFNLSFIVAGIVLLLGLIFYIYVLGDIKQIKIPKNQRTK, encoded by the coding sequence ATGAGTGAACATACAGTAAAGCGAACAGGACGCACACGATGGTTCATTTCATCTTTGTTAAGCAGTATGATTATTTTAAATTATTTTGATCGTGTAGCGGTGTCAGTGGCCGCTCCTGCAATACAAGATGCATTTCACTTAACGGGAACAGAGCTCGGAATTGTCTTTTCTATTTATACGTATTCTTATACGATCATGCAAATACCTGCCGGAAGCTTGCTTGATCGATTCGGAGTGGCATGGGTAACAAGAGTTGGTATGGTGATTTGGAGTTTATTAACGATGTCGATGGCTTTTTTGCAAGGAAAACTTCTTCTCTATATCGTCCGGTTTTTAATAGGAATAATGAGTGCTTCAGCATTTCCAGCAGCGTCAAAAGCTACGTCTCTATGGTTTCCTCCAAACGAAAGAAGCTTGCCAAATTCTTTGTTTGATTCAGCGGCCAAATTTTCAAATGTACTTGGCGCGCCTCTTGTAGCGTTTCTCATCACCAAATTTGATTGGCGCACAGCATTTTTATCCATTGGAATTATAAACGTGCTGTTTACGCTGCTGTTTTGGTTTTATTACGAAAAACCGGAAAAGCATAGACGCATATCAGATGATGAGTTGAAGTATATTCAAGAAAATAATCTAAATGCGAACGATGAACAAACATCAAAATTTTTACATACCTTAAAAGTATTATTTACGAATCGAAAAGTTTGGGGGCTAATGATTGGGTTTACAGGCTATGGATATACGTTTAATTTACTGTTAACGTGGCTGCCAACTTTTTTAAAAGAAAAATACGGTATGGATATCATGTCATCGGGTCTGCTTACGGCAGTACCTTGGCTAATTGCTACATTTGCTGGCATTTTAGTTGGCGGTTGGCTTGTTGATTACCTCATAAAAAAGGGATATAACAGTCAAAAAGTATATCGCACGATCATTGTTGTAGGATTATGCTTAGGGTTTGTTTTTTTAGGCTCTATTTTCACCAATAGTGTTGTAGTAGCGATGATTTGTATCTCGATTGGACTGGCAGGTATATCTGCAACGGCACCAATCGGCTGGTCAATTTCTGCTGAAATTGCGCCTGCAGGCTCTATTTCTCTTCTCAGTTCTATTGTTAATTTAGCTAATAATTTGTTTGGTGGAATTATAGCTACAGCTTTAACGGGATATCTTTTGGATAAAACTGGTTCTTTTAATCTAAGCTTTATTGTAGCAGGAATTGTATTGTTGCTAGGCTTAATTTTTTATATTTATGTGCTGGGAGATATTAAACAAATTAAAATTCCAAAAAACCAACGTACGAAGTAA
- a CDS encoding 2Fe-2S iron-sulfur cluster-binding protein, whose amino-acid sequence MPRVTVLGYGSFEVAKGKKLVLALEDNGINILHRCGGKAKCTTCRVEVLEGEYCDLTHAEKNAYSESSIEDHLRLSCQIRVNEDITVRPILTVESSGREAGPRPAE is encoded by the coding sequence ATGCCAAGAGTAACCGTTTTAGGATACGGAAGTTTTGAAGTGGCAAAAGGAAAAAAGCTTGTCTTGGCACTCGAAGACAACGGTATAAATATTCTTCATCGATGCGGCGGGAAAGCTAAATGCACGACTTGCAGGGTAGAAGTGCTTGAAGGTGAATATTGTGATTTAACACACGCAGAGAAAAATGCATACTCAGAAAGTTCAATTGAAGATCACTTGCGCTTATCATGTCAAATTCGTGTAAATGAAGATATCACCGTTCGACCAATACTAACGGTAGAGAGCTCAGGACGAGAAGCAGGACCTCGACCTGCAGAGTAG
- a CDS encoding peptidoglycan-binding domain-containing protein, with the protein MLTKKTLVMLSTLTLVTTCVAFSTPTTETAAKDTYSQKIETKAETRPTLRKGSHSSYVKDLQQSLKDVKYNTSVDGIFGTRTQNVVKEFQIDHSLSPDGIVGPLTWAALDENKVERKQFPVSTAITFGKKELGDNIVFSTDDRLRKDNNDKAYYRFVAKNKDWMDQGGSGTIGWYHIYKNGDVIEASN; encoded by the coding sequence ATGTTAACGAAAAAAACACTTGTCATGCTTTCTACTCTCACGCTTGTAACAACATGCGTAGCATTCAGCACTCCAACTACTGAAACAGCTGCTAAAGATACCTACTCACAAAAAATTGAAACTAAAGCAGAAACGAGGCCTACGCTTCGTAAAGGTTCTCACTCTAGCTACGTAAAAGACTTACAGCAAAGCTTAAAAGATGTGAAGTATAACACATCAGTTGATGGAATTTTCGGTACGCGAACACAAAACGTAGTAAAAGAATTTCAAATCGACCACAGCTTGTCTCCAGATGGTATTGTTGGTCCCTTAACATGGGCAGCTTTAGATGAGAACAAGGTAGAAAGAAAGCAATTTCCTGTCAGCACAGCTATTACATTCGGTAAAAAAGAACTCGGTGACAACATTGTCTTCAGTACAGACGACCGCTTACGGAAAGATAACAACGATAAAGCTTACTACAGATTCGTAGCAAAAAACAAAGACTGGATGGATCAGGGCGGATCAGGTACCATAGGGTGGTATCATATTTACAAAAATGGAGATGTGATTGAAGCATCCAATTAA